One genomic region from Lineus longissimus chromosome 6, tnLinLong1.2, whole genome shotgun sequence encodes:
- the LOC135489294 gene encoding polycomb group RING finger protein 3-like: protein MSLPMETGKKKLGRPFGAKTGCVAQRLSMGLGRGRGRGSLNKLIRSSILHQKHADLRMKMLNRGKEFPEEEEEPSGGQGNCEERDDEEGRVKVFVPENRTIRLTDINPFITCQLCCGYLINAVTIVECLHTFCHSCLVKHFYVHLKCPACDILVHPTNPMANVKYDQLKQEIVSKLLPSLLTEEEERERKFYISKGLPVPQKEDLSKKTNEPTSEEKKKVRPKERHRLVSLVLEFEGCGTGVDRCRPLSKRFIRVTSNATVQNVQHFIRKKHNLSDNCQIKVCCDMYELNEELSLEYIRQTLFDDQECIIPLQYRFEKRVSEDKSFYTGRTRNTEDEFL from the exons ATGTCATTACCTATGGAAACTGGGAAAAAGAAACTTGGCCGACCATTTGGGGCTAAAACGGGCTGCGTTGCTCAAAGATTGAGCATGGGATTGGGACGAGGGCGTGGTCGAGGAAGCCTGAATAAGCTGATAAGGTCTTCaattttgcatcaaaaacatGCCGATTTGaggatgaaaatgttgaacagGGGAAAGGAGTTCCCTGAAGAGGAGGAAGAACCTAGTGGTGGGCAAGGCAACTGCGAAGAGCGG GATGATGAAGAGGGGCGGGTCAAAGTGTTTGTGCCTGAAAACAGGACTATCCGCTTGACAGACATCAACCCTTTTATTACGTGTCAACTGTGCTGTGGGTACCTGATAAACGCCGTCACCATAGTCGAATGTCTTCATACTT TTTGTCATAGTTGTTTAGTCAAACACTTCTATGTCCACCTGAAGTGTCCTGCCTGTGATATTCTTGTCCATCCAACAAATCCTATGGCCAATGTCAA ATATGATCAACTGAAACAAGAAATAGTCTCAAAGCTACTTCCTAGTTTACTAACTG AGGAAGAGGAGAGAGAGAGGAAATTCTACATTTCAAAGGGACTTCCTGTGCCACAAAAAG AAGATTTGTCAAAGAAAACAAACGAGCCTACCTCTGAAGAGAAGAAGAAAGTCCGGCCTAAAGAGCGTCATCGACTTGTGTCACTGGTGCTCGAGTTTGAGGGATGTGGCACCGGTGTTGACCGGTGTCGG ccattatcgaagAGGTTTATCCGGGTGACGTCGAATGCTACGGTACAAAATGTGCAACACTTTATCAGGAAGAAGCATAACCTGAGTGACAATTGCCAG ATCAAGGTGTGCTGTGATATGTATGAGTTGAATGAGGAGTTGTCATTGGAGTACATCAGGCAAACACTCTTTGATGATCAG GAGTGCATTATTCCCCTCCAATATCGATTTGAAAAGCGGGTCAGCGAGGATAAGTCATTCTATACAGGCAGGACAAGAAATACAGAAGACGAATTTCTCTGA